Proteins co-encoded in one Polynucleobacter sp. MG-6-Vaara-E2 genomic window:
- a CDS encoding HU family DNA-binding protein codes for MNKVQIIESMAVAADIGYADAERVLESMICRVIEAVSANEQVRIGGLGSFSQSVRSARIGRNPATGAPLKIAASKSIQFRAGEAFKRQINQP; via the coding sequence ATGAATAAAGTGCAAATAATCGAATCCATGGCAGTGGCAGCGGATATTGGCTATGCCGATGCTGAGCGCGTTCTAGAGTCCATGATTTGTCGGGTAATCGAGGCAGTGAGTGCCAATGAGCAGGTCAGAATTGGCGGCCTTGGTTCTTTTTCCCAAAGCGTGCGAAGTGCCCGTATCGGTCGAAATCCTGCCACAGGCGCTCCTCTCAAAATTGCCGCATCAAAGTCCATTCAATTTAGGGCCGGCGAGGCTTTTAAAAGACAAATCAACCAACCTTAA
- a CDS encoding GNAT family N-acetyltransferase: MLTTEFLVRNQYAKYGSWLKTQDPQTLHNYFGHSMNKKAIDTLVKQFAKDHKNNYFLVAKIDGKWAGTIHIASHGTEVEFGVIVGQKYRKQGIADTMMDEAITWARNRHYKDLFMHCISWNRPIKRLCEKHGLVPRNMLGDSEANLQLEPPNWGTYFKEQMIIAKRNWFLLAPFAQNHFLLGR; this comes from the coding sequence ATGCTGACGACTGAGTTTCTTGTACGAAATCAGTATGCCAAATATGGATCTTGGTTAAAAACCCAAGATCCTCAAACTCTCCACAACTACTTTGGCCACTCAATGAATAAAAAGGCCATTGATACTCTTGTAAAGCAATTTGCGAAAGATCATAAGAATAATTATTTCTTAGTGGCCAAAATTGATGGCAAGTGGGCGGGAACGATTCATATTGCTTCGCATGGTACCGAAGTAGAGTTTGGTGTAATCGTAGGTCAAAAATATCGCAAACAAGGAATTGCCGACACCATGATGGATGAGGCTATTACTTGGGCTCGTAATCGCCACTACAAAGATCTCTTTATGCATTGCATTAGCTGGAATAGACCCATCAAACGCCTGTGCGAAAAACACGGTTTAGTGCCGCGCAATATGCTGGGCGACTCAGAAGCCAACTTACAACTAGAACCGCCAAATTGGGGAACGTATTTCAAGGAACAAATGATCATTGCCAAACGCAATTGGTTTTTGCTAGCCCCTTTTGCACAGAATCATTTTTTACTAGGGAGATAG
- a CDS encoding acyl-CoA thioesterase, protein MDYSNAQLTMTVLMTPDKANFTGNVHGGDLLKLLDQVAYACASRYAGKQAVTLSVDQVTFRQPIHVGELVTCLASVNFTGNTSMEIGIKVIAENIQSQIKRHVNSCFFTMVAIGQDGKPSAVPAFIPQTPDELRRHRGAKLRREMRLQYEEEALDIRSSRAIDITEN, encoded by the coding sequence ATGGATTACTCTAATGCCCAGCTAACCATGACTGTTTTAATGACGCCAGATAAAGCAAACTTTACTGGCAATGTTCACGGTGGTGACTTGCTGAAATTGCTCGATCAAGTAGCGTATGCCTGCGCTAGTCGCTATGCGGGCAAGCAAGCAGTTACGCTAAGCGTTGATCAGGTAACTTTTAGACAGCCCATTCATGTAGGCGAGCTAGTAACCTGCCTTGCATCGGTCAATTTCACTGGAAACACCTCAATGGAAATTGGCATTAAGGTGATTGCGGAAAACATTCAGTCGCAGATTAAGCGCCATGTGAATAGTTGCTTTTTTACCATGGTGGCAATTGGTCAAGATGGCAAGCCATCAGCAGTGCCGGCATTTATTCCCCAAACACCTGATGAATTACGTCGTCACAGAGGGGCAAAACTTCGTAGAGAAATGCGTCTTCAATACGAGGAAGAGGCATTAGACATCAGAAGCTCCAGAGCAATCGATATCACAGAAAATTAA
- a CDS encoding MFS transporter, whose translation MRNTYSHGNTLSTASQLSLPNWIRARGMSFYQMSLMGGSALGAFVWGKITNSTDVTTGVVASAIFGIVALVLIRKHRIHGHEGEDLSPVCPIERPHPSRDIDPHEGPVMISIEYHIHQEQADAFRKLMAKTRGSRLKQGALSWSLFEDVEHAGKFLEYFVFETWADYLRRFDRFTADDLAMQEERHRLHIDSSPPKLTRRIATQLKH comes from the coding sequence TTGAGAAATACATATTCACATGGCAATACTCTCAGCACAGCCTCACAACTCTCTTTGCCCAATTGGATCAGAGCGCGGGGAATGTCCTTCTACCAGATGAGCCTTATGGGAGGCAGTGCGCTGGGTGCATTTGTATGGGGAAAGATCACCAACTCTACTGATGTCACTACAGGCGTTGTAGCGAGCGCTATTTTTGGCATCGTAGCACTAGTATTAATCCGCAAACATCGCATTCATGGTCATGAGGGAGAGGATTTATCTCCCGTCTGCCCGATAGAGAGACCGCATCCCTCAAGAGACATTGATCCTCATGAGGGACCTGTGATGATTTCGATTGAATATCACATTCACCAAGAGCAGGCGGACGCCTTTAGGAAATTGATGGCAAAGACCAGAGGCTCACGCCTAAAGCAAGGCGCTTTGTCTTGGAGTCTTTTTGAAGATGTCGAACATGCAGGTAAGTTTTTAGAGTATTTCGTATTTGAAACATGGGCAGACTATCTCAGACGCTTTGATCGGTTTACTGCTGATGACTTAGCGATGCAAGAAGAACGTCACCGGCTGCATATTGATTCCAGCCCACCGAAGCTCACTCGTCGAATTGCTACACAATTAAAACACTGA
- the dnaX gene encoding DNA polymerase III subunit gamma/tau codes for MTALALARSWRPKTFSELVGQDHVVKALTHALDQGRLHHAWLFTGTRGVGKTTISRIMAKALNCTGSDGSGKMTSEPCGKCPACMEIDAGRFVDYIEMDAASNRGVDDIAALLEKAAYAPSSGRYKVYMIDEVHMLTNHAFNAMLKTLEEPPEHIKFILATTDPQKIPVTILSRCLQFNLKQMPVPLIVEHLEKVLAAEKVDYEVNALRVLAKAAQGSMRDALSLTDQAIAYAAGKVTEESVRGMLGTLDDAYLIRILDCLIAKDGASLLAVANEMGERSMSFSLALQDLSSLLQKIAAAQVVPESVLEDWPEAGEIHRLAGQLSKEEAQLFYQITITSRPDLSLAPDEQTGFAMTLLRMLAFHPGSNGGGGGGGSAPAPSSPSAPPVNTARPASAPQARTAAPASKSAAPVAKTSAAPAPAVSAPVASAPAAASTSSTAPTGNPADRPDWHSLMRQLPVRGLVQQLAFQTELQDWVDSANGVKATIVTPMPQLASEASVARLADALTAHFGKTIKIVIEKGQVEGKTVAKVDAAIHQEKRMNAEQMIAADPFIQQLQKEFGAQVVSGSVKPL; via the coding sequence ATGACCGCTTTAGCATTAGCCCGTTCGTGGCGTCCCAAAACCTTCTCTGAGTTAGTGGGACAAGACCATGTGGTCAAAGCCTTAACCCATGCACTAGATCAAGGTCGATTGCACCACGCATGGCTCTTTACGGGCACTCGTGGTGTGGGTAAGACCACGATTTCTCGCATTATGGCTAAAGCACTCAATTGCACTGGATCTGATGGTTCAGGCAAGATGACTTCAGAGCCTTGCGGCAAATGCCCAGCCTGTATGGAAATCGATGCAGGTCGCTTTGTTGACTATATTGAGATGGATGCCGCTAGTAATCGTGGTGTAGACGACATTGCTGCTCTCCTAGAAAAAGCAGCCTACGCACCAAGCAGTGGACGATATAAGGTTTACATGATTGACGAGGTGCACATGCTCACCAATCATGCCTTTAATGCCATGCTCAAAACATTGGAAGAGCCACCCGAGCACATTAAATTTATTCTGGCAACAACTGATCCGCAAAAGATTCCAGTCACGATTTTGTCTCGTTGCTTGCAGTTCAACCTCAAGCAAATGCCAGTGCCACTCATTGTTGAGCACTTAGAAAAAGTACTTGCTGCAGAAAAAGTGGATTACGAAGTCAACGCTTTGCGAGTATTAGCAAAAGCAGCCCAAGGCTCAATGCGCGATGCACTGTCATTAACAGATCAAGCTATTGCTTATGCTGCTGGCAAAGTTACCGAAGAGTCTGTGCGCGGGATGCTTGGCACATTAGATGATGCGTATCTCATTCGTATTCTCGATTGCTTAATTGCTAAAGATGGAGCAAGCCTTCTAGCAGTAGCAAATGAAATGGGTGAGCGCAGTATGTCTTTCTCATTAGCATTGCAAGATTTATCCAGCTTGTTGCAAAAGATTGCAGCAGCGCAAGTCGTTCCAGAATCGGTATTAGAAGATTGGCCAGAAGCTGGCGAGATTCATCGCTTAGCTGGTCAGTTATCCAAAGAAGAAGCGCAACTCTTTTATCAAATCACGATTACGAGCCGTCCTGACTTGTCGCTCGCACCAGATGAGCAAACCGGCTTTGCGATGACACTCTTGCGCATGTTAGCTTTTCATCCGGGCAGCAATGGTGGCGGCGGTGGCGGTGGCTCAGCGCCAGCACCATCATCTCCATCAGCACCACCAGTCAATACAGCACGTCCAGCTTCAGCACCACAAGCTAGAACTGCAGCGCCTGCCTCTAAATCAGCAGCGCCGGTAGCAAAAACTTCTGCTGCTCCTGCACCTGCGGTATCAGCTCCTGTGGCTTCTGCACCTGCAGCTGCTTCAACTAGTTCAACTGCTCCAACTGGTAATCCAGCAGACCGTCCTGATTGGCATAGCTTGATGCGTCAATTGCCTGTGCGTGGTTTAGTGCAGCAGTTAGCGTTTCAAACGGAGTTACAAGATTGGGTAGATTCTGCTAACGGAGTTAAAGCAACCATCGTTACGCCAATGCCACAGTTAGCATCTGAAGCATCGGTTGCCCGTTTGGCTGATGCGCTAACTGCGCACTTTGGTAAGACCATCAAAATCGTGATTGAAAAAGGACAAGTAGAAGGCAAGACAGTTGCCAAGGTCGATGCTGCTATTCATCAAGAAAAAAGAATGAATGCTGAGCAAATGATTGCAGCTGATCCCTTTATTCAGCAATTGCAAAAAGAGTTTGGTGCCCAAGTGGTTAGTGGCTCAGTAAAGCCACTATAA
- a CDS encoding DUF3419 family protein, with protein MDNLTALPKSNLSRSKKLLKDAVYAKKKKVSFHDRLFALWFERLVYPQIWEDPVVDLKALKLQPTDHLITIASGGCNALSYLTASPKKITAVDLNHAHVALVNLKMEGIRRLEYKEFYKFFGEAKSINNPRLYREVLAQHLNPATRDYWEGGMKGFERIRMFEKGFYKYGLLGKLIGFIHISAKLYRVKLDELLKQPTVEAQAQWFDENVAKIFDSRLVKKIMGSPLALYNLGIPPSQHASLCEDRPETMAQVLKERARKLATIDNINNNYFAWQAYGRSYDHHNPTNKPLYLQEQHFELVRNNIDRLSIEQNNVLDALKRMPANSVDAVVLLDAQDWMTPEEICTLWTEITRTANPGARIIFRTAGTSSPIEGALTADLNRLWKRNHATSDQLIHEDRSAIYGAFHLYELAA; from the coding sequence ATGGACAACCTTACTGCATTGCCTAAGTCAAATCTTTCGCGCTCAAAAAAACTACTTAAAGACGCTGTCTATGCAAAAAAGAAAAAAGTGTCATTTCATGATCGACTTTTTGCGCTTTGGTTTGAGCGCTTAGTCTATCCCCAAATCTGGGAAGATCCTGTGGTGGATTTAAAAGCACTCAAACTGCAGCCCACCGACCATTTAATTACGATTGCCTCTGGTGGCTGCAATGCCCTCTCCTACCTCACTGCAAGCCCTAAAAAAATTACTGCGGTAGATTTAAACCACGCCCATGTGGCCTTGGTTAACCTAAAGATGGAAGGTATTCGTAGGCTTGAATACAAAGAATTTTATAAATTTTTTGGCGAAGCAAAATCCATTAATAACCCTCGCCTCTACCGAGAAGTCTTAGCGCAGCATTTAAATCCTGCGACACGCGATTACTGGGAAGGTGGTATGAAAGGGTTTGAACGCATTCGGATGTTCGAAAAAGGATTCTATAAATACGGTTTGTTAGGCAAACTCATTGGGTTTATCCACATTAGCGCCAAACTCTATCGCGTAAAGCTAGACGAATTACTCAAACAACCTACGGTCGAAGCCCAGGCTCAATGGTTTGATGAAAATGTTGCCAAAATTTTTGATTCACGGCTTGTGAAAAAAATTATGGGTAGCCCGCTAGCGCTATACAACCTCGGAATTCCGCCAAGTCAACACGCTAGCCTGTGCGAAGACCGCCCAGAAACCATGGCTCAAGTTCTCAAAGAGCGCGCTAGAAAATTAGCCACCATTGATAACATCAATAATAATTACTTTGCTTGGCAAGCCTACGGTAGGAGTTATGACCATCACAACCCCACCAATAAGCCTTTATATCTACAAGAACAACATTTTGAATTGGTTCGCAACAACATCGATCGATTATCTATCGAACAAAATAATGTCTTAGATGCACTTAAGAGAATGCCAGCAAACTCAGTAGACGCTGTTGTGTTACTAGATGCTCAGGATTGGATGACTCCAGAAGAAATATGTACCCTCTGGACTGAGATTACCCGAACTGCCAATCCTGGCGCGCGGATTATTTTTAGAACTGCTGGAACAAGCTCTCCTATTGAGGGTGCTCTTACGGCTGATCTAAATAGACTTTGGAAACGAAATCACGCTACATCGGATCAGTTAATCCATGAGGATCGCTCAGCAATTTACGGGGCTTTTCACCTATATGAACTAGCCGCTTAA
- a CDS encoding polymer-forming cytoskeletal protein, whose product MFFKKENSQTNSQATLDASPQEMPQGQLQDDSSQDLATQKQAIASQQQSAMRPGSLVVGEGVRLVGSLNIPDMATVSGLIEGNLTAHALFVEKTGEVRGQVDCQLADIAGHIENRLQVHDFLTLRSTAVITGDVFYKEIAIEKGAKITGKFTRL is encoded by the coding sequence ATGTTTTTCAAAAAAGAAAATTCTCAGACCAATAGTCAGGCCACTCTAGACGCCTCACCTCAAGAGATGCCCCAAGGTCAATTACAGGATGATTCTTCGCAAGACTTGGCAACGCAGAAGCAAGCTATTGCTTCTCAGCAACAAAGCGCCATGCGCCCTGGCAGTCTTGTGGTCGGAGAAGGAGTTCGACTGGTGGGCTCCCTCAACATACCGGATATGGCAACTGTGTCAGGCCTTATTGAAGGCAACTTGACGGCTCATGCCTTGTTCGTCGAAAAAACGGGTGAAGTTCGAGGACAGGTTGATTGCCAGCTAGCAGACATTGCAGGGCATATTGAGAACCGCCTTCAGGTTCATGATTTTTTGACCCTGCGCTCAACTGCGGTCATCACGGGCGACGTTTTCTATAAAGAGATCGCCATTGAAAAAGGCGCCAAAATTACTGGGAAATTTACTAGACTGTAA
- a CDS encoding polymer-forming cytoskeletal protein — MFDSKKPINYHLSFSNEIGAGSKVLGNLEGKGNFRVAGHFVGNISEVKDSASTLVIDKEGLLTGDLHYSNLIVAGTIEGSITVDEKMEVYPTAVIRGDIRYKTLDIHPDAKVNGLLSCVDLDKTSSKDSEILPFDTKKKAS, encoded by the coding sequence ATGTTTGACAGCAAAAAACCGATTAACTATCACCTATCTTTTTCAAATGAAATTGGAGCAGGCTCAAAGGTATTGGGAAACCTAGAAGGCAAAGGTAACTTTCGGGTTGCTGGGCATTTTGTGGGTAATATTTCCGAAGTGAAAGACAGTGCTTCAACCTTAGTGATCGATAAAGAAGGTCTTTTAACGGGTGACCTGCATTACTCCAATCTGATTGTTGCTGGAACGATTGAGGGCTCGATTACGGTTGATGAAAAAATGGAGGTTTACCCAACCGCTGTCATCCGTGGCGATATTCGTTACAAAACCCTCGATATTCACCCAGATGCCAAGGTTAACGGCTTGTTATCGTGTGTCGACCTTGATAAAACTAGCTCAAAAGATTCCGAGATCCTGCCTTTTGATACCAAAAAGAAAGCCTCATAA
- a CDS encoding cyclase/dehydrase: MLVFSLLCAPNSQAAQPPFDLKVSVDRVGATFQVHASYVVPVNECQAYAFLTDYEAAKNIPGISESRIINRNANKVQVERVAEERVLFIPIYLRSLLEFSEVSNSRLEFVQLEGHAKSYKGNWVIEPDRAGTRFIHQASFELDTSIPLFIIQYFLENSATKRFEIMAERVAQQQISTNANGNPNPNPLCKKLAAL, from the coding sequence ATGCTGGTTTTTTCACTGCTCTGTGCCCCCAACTCACAAGCAGCACAGCCTCCATTTGATCTGAAGGTGTCAGTAGATCGGGTAGGTGCTACTTTTCAAGTACATGCCAGCTACGTAGTACCGGTCAATGAATGCCAAGCATACGCATTTTTAACTGACTATGAAGCTGCAAAAAATATCCCTGGTATTAGTGAATCGAGAATCATTAATCGCAATGCCAATAAAGTTCAAGTAGAGCGGGTTGCAGAAGAGCGGGTCTTGTTTATTCCGATCTATCTGCGCTCTTTATTAGAATTCTCCGAGGTTTCCAATAGTCGCTTAGAGTTTGTACAACTTGAGGGTCATGCAAAATCTTATAAGGGTAACTGGGTTATTGAGCCTGACAGAGCTGGTACGCGCTTTATCCATCAGGCAAGCTTTGAACTAGATACCTCAATCCCACTTTTTATCATTCAATATTTTTTAGAAAATAGTGCAACCAAGCGCTTTGAAATCATGGCCGAGCGTGTAGCTCAGCAGCAGATCAGCACAAATGCCAATGGCAATCCAAATCCCAACCCCCTCTGCAAGAAATTAGCCGCCTTGTAA
- a CDS encoding tripartite tricarboxylate transporter substrate-binding protein, which translates to MYFSTVLESIGSVKSGKLKAFGASSLVRSPAMPDLPTIAESGVPGFDAASWIGIAAPAGTPPVLVDKIAADIKAVISEQDTKQTLIQQGATPMPLAPAAFKARIESDRVRYAKVIKDGNVQVD; encoded by the coding sequence ATGTATTTCTCAACCGTTTTAGAGTCCATTGGTTCAGTCAAGTCCGGAAAGCTCAAAGCATTCGGCGCCAGCTCACTAGTGCGCTCACCAGCCATGCCTGACTTACCCACGATTGCAGAGTCCGGTGTTCCTGGATTTGATGCTGCCTCTTGGATTGGTATTGCAGCGCCAGCAGGCACACCTCCAGTGCTCGTAGACAAAATTGCTGCAGACATTAAGGCAGTGATCTCCGAGCAAGATACTAAGCAAACTCTTATTCAGCAGGGCGCTACACCAATGCCATTAGCACCAGCAGCGTTTAAAGCCAGAATTGAAAGCGACCGAGTGCGTTACGCCAAAGTGATTAAAGACGGCAACGTCCAAGTTGATTAA
- a CDS encoding RodZ family helix-turn-helix domain-containing protein: protein MANLTEIKCARETGKLLHKARESSGITLQGLANLSGLTLNQVVHIENGNFFAFNQSLDQYLANAHHCAEMIGADIRSSGQISPVPQKTFSIEEAIPVFLQRVA from the coding sequence ATGGCAAATTTAACGGAGATTAAATGCGCTAGAGAGACAGGGAAGCTGCTTCATAAGGCACGTGAGTCCAGCGGCATCACACTGCAAGGGTTAGCAAATTTGAGTGGCCTCACTCTGAACCAAGTGGTGCATATCGAAAACGGTAATTTCTTTGCGTTTAATCAAAGCTTAGATCAATACTTGGCTAACGCTCATCACTGTGCAGAAATGATCGGGGCAGATATCAGATCGTCCGGTCAAATTTCTCCTGTTCCTCAAAAGACGTTTTCTATTGAAGAAGCTATTCCCGTATTTTTACAAAGAGTTGCGTAA
- a CDS encoding SRPBCC family protein, translating to MKWFLISILSLLSLQVCAQEADNPFNVQISIKPLNGRFHINANYTVPIQPCNAYAFLTDYEASKNIAGIVDVKIVSRSANKVRVSRTLEEEILFFHVELRTVVEYTEVPYRLLSFEQVSGDAKHYKGTWKLVPEKDKTTFKYDAVVELDSIVPMAVIEYFMKNNLYERLESMAQKASQYKPSTTLACK from the coding sequence ATGAAATGGTTTCTAATCTCAATTCTCAGTTTGCTAAGCCTGCAGGTCTGCGCGCAGGAAGCCGATAACCCCTTCAATGTTCAGATTAGTATCAAGCCTCTCAATGGCCGCTTTCATATCAACGCAAACTACACTGTGCCCATTCAGCCCTGTAATGCATATGCGTTCTTGACTGACTATGAAGCTTCTAAAAATATTGCAGGTATCGTAGACGTCAAAATTGTCTCAAGGTCAGCTAATAAAGTGCGGGTGAGCAGAACTTTAGAAGAAGAGATTCTATTTTTTCATGTGGAGCTAAGAACTGTAGTCGAATATACCGAAGTACCATATCGCCTTTTAAGCTTTGAACAAGTCAGTGGTGATGCCAAGCATTACAAAGGCACTTGGAAATTGGTTCCGGAAAAAGACAAAACAACTTTTAAATATGATGCAGTGGTTGAGCTTGATTCCATTGTGCCGATGGCTGTCATTGAGTACTTCATGAAAAACAATCTGTATGAGAGGCTGGAGTCTATGGCTCAAAAAGCATCGCAGTACAAGCCCTCAACTACATTAGCTTGTAAATAA
- a CDS encoding oxaloacetate decarboxylase: protein MPQQDGSTHLGTRLRKLINERRGLLVPGAGNALAARVIEDAGFEAVYLSGAGLTNQFYGIPDLGFISLNDIAAHTAAIRDVIQLPLIVDIDVGFGNAVNVHHTIKVLERSGANAVQIEDQAMPKRCGHFAGKTIISKEEMCGKIKAAADARIHDDFLIIARTDARSITGLEDALDRAQNYAQAGADMTFIEAPESVEEMKLIASQTYCPQLINIVIGGKTPSLPLKDLSEMGFGIVLYANAALQGAVRGMTNALEHLQKTGELKEDPTLVASFAERQSVVKKEDFDALEKKFS from the coding sequence ATGCCACAGCAAGATGGCTCAACGCATTTAGGCACGCGATTGCGCAAACTCATCAATGAGCGCAGAGGCTTATTAGTGCCAGGAGCGGGTAATGCTCTAGCCGCTAGGGTGATTGAAGACGCTGGCTTTGAGGCAGTCTATCTCAGCGGGGCAGGACTCACGAATCAGTTCTACGGGATTCCAGATCTCGGTTTTATTAGCCTAAACGATATTGCAGCGCACACTGCGGCCATTAGAGATGTCATTCAATTACCACTCATAGTGGATATCGATGTTGGCTTTGGTAATGCCGTCAACGTTCATCATACGATTAAAGTCCTTGAGCGCTCAGGTGCCAATGCAGTACAAATCGAAGACCAAGCCATGCCAAAGCGTTGTGGTCACTTTGCCGGTAAAACTATCATTAGCAAAGAAGAAATGTGCGGCAAGATTAAAGCAGCAGCCGATGCGCGAATTCATGATGATTTTTTAATCATCGCCAGAACCGATGCTAGATCAATCACTGGATTGGAAGATGCGTTGGATAGAGCGCAAAACTATGCACAGGCTGGTGCAGATATGACTTTTATCGAAGCGCCAGAAAGTGTAGAGGAGATGAAGCTCATCGCTTCTCAAACCTATTGCCCACAGTTAATTAATATCGTGATTGGCGGTAAAACCCCCTCACTACCATTAAAGGACTTATCTGAGATGGGTTTTGGTATCGTGCTGTATGCAAACGCTGCCTTGCAAGGTGCGGTGCGCGGTATGACCAATGCCCTAGAGCATCTACAGAAGACTGGCGAACTCAAAGAAGACCCTACCTTAGTAGCCTCCTTTGCAGAGCGTCAAAGCGTTGTCAAAAAAGAAGACTTTGACGCGCTAGAAAAGAAGTTCTCATAA
- a CDS encoding tripartite tricarboxylate transporter substrate binding protein, which translates to MKFIKPSKIFLSMMFAIIGTTAIAADPWPNRPIKFIVGFGPGGANDLVARAVAEGVSKQLGQPVIVENKPGAGSVLGGDYVAKSAPDGYTFYAGAAGGVVTIPMLRNNMPYKQEDLVPVGMMAVSPSIIVVNSDSPIQNFKELLAKAKGKPGVTFATAGSGSTPHFVAEMLKLYAGGGNYEIIPYKSGSEGVFAVVSKQVDATSEASVVVLPQIEGGKLRPLASTWNKRITRLPNVPTTKELGYPNIFIGHWAGLFAPKGTSPEIISKMNGAIQAALDTNALKSRLIPQGIEPAPGSQADFIKFLTEERNRLQPIVKSANMKDE; encoded by the coding sequence ATGAAATTCATCAAGCCATCCAAAATTTTTCTCTCGATGATGTTTGCCATCATCGGCACTACTGCAATCGCTGCGGACCCCTGGCCTAATCGTCCAATCAAGTTCATTGTTGGCTTTGGTCCAGGCGGTGCAAACGATTTAGTGGCACGTGCAGTTGCTGAAGGGGTGAGTAAGCAATTGGGTCAACCCGTGATTGTAGAAAACAAACCGGGTGCTGGCTCCGTGCTTGGCGGTGATTACGTAGCCAAGAGTGCTCCGGATGGTTACACTTTTTATGCAGGTGCTGCAGGTGGCGTAGTGACGATTCCGATGCTGCGTAACAATATGCCGTACAAACAAGAGGATTTAGTGCCTGTTGGCATGATGGCGGTGAGCCCATCCATCATTGTGGTCAATAGCGATTCGCCGATTCAGAACTTTAAAGAATTGCTGGCAAAAGCTAAAGGTAAACCTGGCGTGACATTTGCAACAGCAGGATCTGGTAGTACGCCACACTTTGTTGCAGAAATGCTCAAGCTTTATGCAGGTGGTGGTAATTACGAAATCATTCCCTACAAGTCTGGATCCGAGGGCGTATTCGCAGTGGTATCCAAGCAGGTTGATGCAACTTCTGAGGCTAGCGTAGTGGTGCTCCCACAAATTGAAGGTGGCAAGCTTAGACCATTGGCCTCTACCTGGAATAAACGTATCACCCGTTTGCCGAACGTACCCACAACCAAAGAGTTGGGCTATCCCAATATCTTTATTGGCCACTGGGCGGGGCTCTTTGCACCTAAAGGTACGTCACCGGAGATCATTTCCAAAATGAATGGCGCGATTCAGGCAGCTTTGGATACTAATGCTCTTAAATCTCGCTTGATTCCACAGGGTATTGAGCCAGCACCAGGCTCGCAAGCAGATTTCATCAAGTTCTTAACAGAAGAGAGAAATCGTTTGCAGCCGATCGTCAAGAGCGCGAATATGAAAGACGAGTAG
- a CDS encoding RodZ family helix-turn-helix domain-containing protein: MTISVQVPMSFRPKPVSTTMILGEVLKTARMDQGMSQEELANQACLKKWHIQEIEETDSCRTFYSQEIKLQGAKRIGSLLGLDHSQFLSVKSLKD; encoded by the coding sequence ATGACAATTTCAGTACAGGTTCCTATGTCTTTTAGACCTAAACCAGTATCAACCACCATGATCCTTGGGGAGGTGCTCAAGACCGCTCGCATGGATCAGGGGATGAGTCAGGAAGAGCTTGCCAATCAGGCATGTCTGAAAAAGTGGCATATTCAAGAAATCGAAGAAACGGATTCTTGCAGAACTTTTTACTCCCAAGAAATCAAATTACAGGGCGCTAAAAGAATCGGGAGTCTTCTCGGTCTTGATCACTCTCAATTTCTGTCGGTGAAGTCCTTAAAAGACTGA
- a CDS encoding HD domain-containing protein gives MNHFVQALAFAADKHKNQRRKDAQITPYINHPIDLVNVLVNQGGVVSWDVLCAALLHDVIEDTETTEEELLAHFGKKVTAIVKEVTDDKSLAKDVRKRLQVEHAPFASHEAKLVKLADKICNVRDILSSPPTGWDLRRKQEYFAWSAAVVLGIRGTNSKMEKVFDDLMEQSKNMQ, from the coding sequence ATTAATCATTTTGTGCAAGCCTTAGCGTTTGCTGCCGACAAGCATAAGAATCAGCGCCGTAAAGATGCGCAAATCACGCCGTATATCAATCACCCCATTGATCTTGTGAATGTCTTGGTAAATCAGGGTGGTGTAGTTTCGTGGGATGTGCTGTGCGCAGCTCTATTGCATGATGTGATTGAAGACACCGAAACTACCGAAGAAGAATTACTGGCTCACTTTGGTAAAAAGGTCACTGCCATTGTCAAAGAAGTGACCGACGATAAATCGCTGGCCAAGGATGTGCGTAAACGCTTGCAGGTAGAGCATGCACCTTTTGCAAGTCATGAAGCAAAGCTCGTTAAGTTGGCAGATAAGATTTGTAATGTTCGCGATATTCTGAGCTCACCTCCAACTGGTTGGGATCTAAGGCGCAAACAAGAATATTTCGCATGGTCTGCAGCAGTGGTTCTTGGTATCCGAGGGACAAACTCCAAGATGGAAAAAGTCTTTGACGATCTCATGGAGCAAAGCAAGAACATGCAATAA